One window of Mustela lutreola isolate mMusLut2 chromosome 13, mMusLut2.pri, whole genome shotgun sequence genomic DNA carries:
- the SAP18 gene encoding histone deacetylase complex subunit SAP18 isoform X3 yields the protein MLAAGVGGQTERLAGRRRKMAVESRVTQEEIKKEPEKPIDREKTCPLLLRVFTTNNGRHHRMDEFSRGNVPSSELQIYTWMDATLKELTSLVKEVYPEARKKGTHFNFAIVFTDPKRPGYRVKEIGSTMSGRKGTDDSMTLQSQKFQIGDYLDIAITPPNRAPPPSGRMRPY from the exons ATGCTCGCTGCAGGGGTCGGAGGTCAGACGGAACGTCTCGCGGGCCGTAGGAGGAAGATGGCGGTGGAGTCGCGCGTTACCCAGGAGGAAATTAAGAAGGAGCCGGAGAAACCGATCGATCGGGAGAAA ACGTGCCCGCTGCTGCTGCGTGTTTTCACCACCAATAACGGCCGCCACCACCGAATGGACGAGTTTTCCCGCGGAAATGTACCGTCCAGCGAGCTGCAGATCTACACCTG gATGGATGCAACTTTGAAAGAACTGACTAGTTTAGTAAAAGAAGTCTACCCAGAAGCTAGAAAGAAGGGCACACACTTCAATTTTGCAATTGTTTTTACAGATCCTAAAAGGCCTGGCTATCG AGTAAAGGAGATTGGCAGCACCATGTCTGGGAGGAAGGGGACTGATGACTCGATGACCCTGCAGTCGCAGAAGTTCCAAATAGGAGACTATCTGGACATAGCGATCACACCTCCAAATCGGGCACCACCACCTTCGGGGCGCATGAGaccatattaa
- the SAP18 gene encoding histone deacetylase complex subunit SAP18 isoform X1, translating to MNCACASERPSPPPPVFYKASTFSSRESSFSCSLQGSEVRRNVSRAVGGRWRWSRALPRRKLRRSRRNRSIGRKYGVRKEVETCPLLLRVFTTNNGRHHRMDEFSRGNVPSSELQIYTWMDATLKELTSLVKEVYPEARKKGTHFNFAIVFTDPKRPGYRVKEIGSTMSGRKGTDDSMTLQSQKFQIGDYLDIAITPPNRAPPPSGRMRPY from the exons ATGAACTGCGCCTGCGCCAGCGaacgcccctcccctcctcccccggtCTTCTATAAAGCCTCGACTTTCTCCTCGCGAGAGAGTTCGTTCTCATGCTCGCTGCAGGGGTCGGAGGTCAGACGGAACGTCTCGCGGGCCGTAGGAGGAAGATGGCGGTGGAGTCGCGCGTTACCCAGGAGGAAATTAAGAAGGAGCCGGAGAAACCGATCGATCGGGAGAAAGTATGGGGTCCGGAAAGAGGTGGAG ACGTGCCCGCTGCTGCTGCGTGTTTTCACCACCAATAACGGCCGCCACCACCGAATGGACGAGTTTTCCCGCGGAAATGTACCGTCCAGCGAGCTGCAGATCTACACCTG gATGGATGCAACTTTGAAAGAACTGACTAGTTTAGTAAAAGAAGTCTACCCAGAAGCTAGAAAGAAGGGCACACACTTCAATTTTGCAATTGTTTTTACAGATCCTAAAAGGCCTGGCTATCG AGTAAAGGAGATTGGCAGCACCATGTCTGGGAGGAAGGGGACTGATGACTCGATGACCCTGCAGTCGCAGAAGTTCCAAATAGGAGACTATCTGGACATAGCGATCACACCTCCAAATCGGGCACCACCACCTTCGGGGCGCATGAGaccatattaa
- the SAP18 gene encoding histone deacetylase complex subunit SAP18 isoform X2 has protein sequence MNCACASERPSPPPPVFYKASTFSSRESSFSCSLQGSEVRRNVSRAVGGRWRWSRALPRRKLRRSRRNRSIGRKYGTCPLLLRVFTTNNGRHHRMDEFSRGNVPSSELQIYTWMDATLKELTSLVKEVYPEARKKGTHFNFAIVFTDPKRPGYRVKEIGSTMSGRKGTDDSMTLQSQKFQIGDYLDIAITPPNRAPPPSGRMRPY, from the exons ATGAACTGCGCCTGCGCCAGCGaacgcccctcccctcctcccccggtCTTCTATAAAGCCTCGACTTTCTCCTCGCGAGAGAGTTCGTTCTCATGCTCGCTGCAGGGGTCGGAGGTCAGACGGAACGTCTCGCGGGCCGTAGGAGGAAGATGGCGGTGGAGTCGCGCGTTACCCAGGAGGAAATTAAGAAGGAGCCGGAGAAACCGATCGATCGGGAGAAAGTATGGG ACGTGCCCGCTGCTGCTGCGTGTTTTCACCACCAATAACGGCCGCCACCACCGAATGGACGAGTTTTCCCGCGGAAATGTACCGTCCAGCGAGCTGCAGATCTACACCTG gATGGATGCAACTTTGAAAGAACTGACTAGTTTAGTAAAAGAAGTCTACCCAGAAGCTAGAAAGAAGGGCACACACTTCAATTTTGCAATTGTTTTTACAGATCCTAAAAGGCCTGGCTATCG AGTAAAGGAGATTGGCAGCACCATGTCTGGGAGGAAGGGGACTGATGACTCGATGACCCTGCAGTCGCAGAAGTTCCAAATAGGAGACTATCTGGACATAGCGATCACACCTCCAAATCGGGCACCACCACCTTCGGGGCGCATGAGaccatattaa